In Magnolia sinica isolate HGM2019 chromosome 12, MsV1, whole genome shotgun sequence, a single genomic region encodes these proteins:
- the LOC131220315 gene encoding uncharacterized protein LOC131220315 — MGKRRASSNPLEDSAKGTLYHPGYSYSPLKPSPEISSNWSIEVDTICLSFRGYPPISHLLFADDTLLFVNGSWESLLQVKSFLSSFQEVFGQKINYNKSCFLCPTKMSTSRIRNVKRILGFSKARSDILYLGVPLVKGRIKSAMFQLLMDKISYRINGWNSRFLSQAGRLTLIKHVLGSMSLHIMAAMKIPAQIVASLEHRFAHFF, encoded by the coding sequence ATGGGGAAGCGACGGGCTTCTTCAAATCCTCTAGAGGACTCCGCCAAGGGGACCCTCTATCACCCGGGCTATTCATACTCGCCACTGAAGCCTTCTCCAGAAATTTCAAGTAATTGGTCGATAGAGGTTGATACAATCTGTTTAAGCTTCAGAGGCTACCCGCCCATCTCCCATCTGCTCTTTGCAGATGATACCCTGTTATTCGTAAACGGGAGCTGGGAGTCACTACTCCAAGTCAAGAGTTTCCTGTCTTCCTTCCAAGAAGTTTTTGGGCAAAAGATCAACTACAACAAGAGTTGCTTCCTTTGCCCCACTAAGATGTCAACAAGTAGGATCAGAAATGTTAAGAGGATCTTGGGCTTCTCTAAAGCTAGATCGGACATCCTATACCTGGGAGTTCCTCTCGTTAAAGGGAGAATTAAATCAGCTATGTTTCAGCTCCTTATGGATAAGATTAGCTACAGAATAAATGGTTGGAATTCCAGATTTTTGTCTCAAGCAGGTAGGCTGACTCTCATCAAACATGTGTTGGGTAGCATGTCGCTTCACATCATGGCAGCCATGAAAATTCCAGCACAAATTGTGGCCAGTTTGGAACATCGTTTTGCTCACTTCTTTTAG